The Leucobacter rhizosphaerae genome includes a region encoding these proteins:
- the ctaC gene encoding aa3-type cytochrome oxidase subunit II, protein MKWVAAPVVLAAALALAGCSPEQQRGFLPAGSEGATNHTDGITGLWVTSWIVLLVVGIVTWGLIIWATIAYRRRKGQTGLPVQLRYNMPIETFFTIVPVILVLGFFAFTAQEQSKIEARYEAPENTVEVFGKRWAWDFNYVNEDVYFQGVQVQTNDDGSAQEDTMPVLYLPVDKTTEIKLETRDVIHSFWVVEFLYKKDMIPGQTNYMSFTPTKTGTFMGKCAELCGEYHSMMLFEVRVVEQDEYDAYIASLREAGNVGQVTNELNPNQEHFFGDEAKAQNE, encoded by the coding sequence ATGAAATGGGTCGCGGCCCCAGTGGTGCTGGCGGCGGCGCTGGCGCTGGCGGGTTGCAGCCCGGAGCAGCAGCGGGGCTTCCTCCCCGCCGGTTCTGAGGGGGCCACGAACCACACGGACGGCATCACCGGCCTGTGGGTGACCTCCTGGATCGTGCTGCTGGTGGTGGGCATCGTCACCTGGGGCCTCATCATCTGGGCCACCATCGCATACCGTCGCCGCAAGGGGCAGACCGGTCTCCCGGTCCAGCTGCGCTACAACATGCCGATCGAGACCTTCTTCACGATCGTGCCCGTGATCCTCGTGCTCGGCTTCTTCGCCTTCACCGCCCAGGAGCAGAGCAAGATCGAGGCCCGCTACGAGGCGCCCGAGAACACCGTCGAGGTGTTCGGCAAGCGCTGGGCGTGGGACTTCAACTACGTGAACGAGGACGTCTACTTCCAGGGCGTCCAGGTGCAGACGAACGACGACGGCTCCGCGCAGGAGGACACCATGCCGGTGCTCTACCTGCCCGTCGACAAGACCACCGAGATCAAGCTCGAGACGCGCGACGTCATCCACTCCTTCTGGGTGGTCGAGTTCCTCTACAAGAAGGACATGATCCCGGGCCAGACCAATTACATGAGCTTCACGCCGACCAAGACCGGCACGTTCATGGGCAAGTGCGCCGAGCTCTGCGGTGAGTACCACTCGATGATGCTCTTCGAGGTCCGGGTCGTGGAGCAGGACGAGTACGACGCGTACATCGCCTCGCTCCGTGAGGCCGGCAACGTGGGCCAGGTCACGAACGAACTGAACCCGAATCAAGAGCACTTCTTCGGTGACGAAGCCAAGGCTCAGAACGAGTAA
- a CDS encoding DUF3043 domain-containing protein, whose amino-acid sequence MGKKDAAAPADTSDDSTLVGKGRPTPSRKQAEAANARPIVGSKDKSVIKEQRRQQATSRERARLGMMEGDERYLTARDKGPQRRFVRDYVDARWNVGEMLIPMMLVVLVMTFIPGIIQVISLIVIWAFVGLAVLDAVFVGLRLKRILADKFGEDRVQPGFRWYAAMRMFQFRPLRMPKPQVKRGNRPS is encoded by the coding sequence GTGGGCAAGAAAGACGCTGCAGCACCGGCAGACACGAGCGACGACAGCACGCTGGTCGGCAAGGGACGCCCCACGCCGTCACGCAAGCAGGCCGAAGCCGCGAACGCGCGCCCCATCGTCGGGTCCAAGGACAAGAGTGTGATCAAGGAGCAGCGCCGGCAGCAGGCGACCTCCCGCGAGCGCGCCCGCCTCGGCATGATGGAGGGCGACGAGCGCTACCTGACGGCCCGGGACAAGGGACCGCAGCGCCGCTTCGTGCGCGACTACGTCGATGCGCGCTGGAACGTCGGCGAGATGCTCATCCCGATGATGCTCGTCGTGCTCGTCATGACGTTCATCCCGGGCATCATCCAGGTCATCAGCCTCATCGTGATCTGGGCGTTCGTGGGCCTGGCCGTGCTCGACGCCGTGTTCGTGGGACTTCGGCTCAAGCGGATCCTGGCCGACAAGTTCGGTGAGGATCGCGTTCAGCCCGGATTCCGCTGGTACGCCGCGATGCGCATGTTCCAGTTCCGTCCCCTGCGCATGCCCAAGCCGCAGGTCAAGCGCGGCAACCGCCCCAGCTGA
- a CDS encoding GNAT family N-acetyltransferase: MSITIRRGQSEDASALYALARQFQTGREPIGRDEFLIALDNVLRRRDQETNVLFVAERDGAVAGYSLMTVSRLLHAPGLTAHLQEIVVDEESRGHGVGDRLMQANEHYCMGRGVRQLSASTSRIGSFYNHRGFEPMGEHYRKVLDLS, translated from the coding sequence GTGAGCATCACGATTCGACGCGGCCAGAGCGAGGACGCCTCGGCGCTCTACGCGCTCGCGCGGCAGTTCCAGACCGGTCGCGAACCCATCGGGCGTGATGAGTTCCTCATCGCTCTCGACAATGTGCTCCGCCGCCGCGACCAGGAGACCAACGTGCTCTTCGTCGCCGAGCGGGACGGGGCAGTCGCCGGGTACTCGCTGATGACCGTGTCGCGGTTGCTGCACGCTCCGGGCCTCACTGCCCACCTGCAGGAGATCGTCGTCGACGAGGAGAGCCGGGGCCACGGTGTCGGCGATCGGCTCATGCAGGCCAACGAGCACTACTGCATGGGCCGCGGGGTGCGTCAGCTGTCGGCGTCCACGTCGCGCATCGGATCCTTCTACAACCATCGCGGGTTCGAGCCCATGGGTGAGCACTACCGCAAGGTCCTCGACCTCAGTTGA
- the nrdR gene encoding transcriptional regulator NrdR encodes MHCPFCRHPDSRVIDSRTADDGLSIRRRRQCPECGRRFTTTETASLTVIKRSGVVEPFSREKVMSGVRKACQGRPVTEANLAVLAQQVEESVRSSGVAQFDANEIGLAILPHLRQLDEVAYLRFASVYQAFDSLEDFDLAITELREHPRALPDPTPGSQE; translated from the coding sequence ATGCACTGCCCGTTCTGCCGCCACCCCGACAGCCGGGTCATCGATTCCCGCACCGCGGACGACGGCCTCTCGATTCGGCGGCGTCGTCAGTGCCCGGAGTGCGGGCGCCGATTCACGACCACGGAGACCGCGAGCCTCACGGTGATCAAGCGCTCCGGTGTCGTCGAGCCGTTCAGCCGCGAGAAGGTGATGAGCGGGGTGCGCAAGGCCTGCCAGGGGCGGCCGGTCACCGAGGCGAATCTCGCCGTGCTCGCGCAGCAGGTCGAGGAATCGGTGCGATCGAGCGGCGTCGCGCAGTTCGACGCGAACGAGATCGGGCTCGCGATCCTGCCGCACCTGCGACAGCTCGACGAGGTCGCGTACCTGCGATTCGCCAGCGTCTACCAGGCGTTCGACTCGCTCGAAGACTTCGATCTCGCGATCACCGAGCTCCGCGAGCACCCGCGCGCCCTGCCCGACCCGACACCCGGATCCCAGGAGTAG
- the hisD gene encoding histidinol dehydrogenase, which produces MRTIDLRGHDLSRAELLTLVPRAAVSADIAVERVRPLVADVAARGETALREQARDFDGVQDHALRVPADAIAASLNDCPPEIEAALLELIARLRRGSAAQVPAEQVTRIGDGAEIRQRWQPVSRVGLYAPGGKAAYPSSVIMNAVAAQTAGVPSLALASPAQADHAGLPHPAVLWAAALSGVDEVYAIGGAGAIAAFAHGVPSIGLEPVDVVTGPGNVFVAAAKRVVNGIVGIDSEAGTTEILIIADASADAGIVAADLISQAEHDEAAAAVLVTDSETLAADVRDELEARSARTRHHERVRTALGGPQSAVILVDDLETATRVSNAYAPEHLEIQTRDDEGVLARISDAGAVFLGAFTPVSLGDYLAGSNHVLPTGGTARFASGLGAHTYLRPQQIVHYDRASLEEAQAPLLALAESEGLPAHGEAVSARFAADGAAATTTESEAR; this is translated from the coding sequence ATGCGAACGATCGATCTTCGAGGCCATGACCTCTCCCGCGCGGAGCTGCTGACCCTCGTGCCGCGGGCCGCCGTGAGCGCCGATATCGCGGTCGAGCGGGTGCGCCCGCTCGTCGCGGATGTCGCGGCGCGGGGCGAGACCGCGCTGCGCGAGCAGGCGCGCGACTTCGACGGGGTGCAGGATCACGCACTGCGAGTGCCCGCCGACGCCATCGCGGCGTCGCTGAACGACTGCCCTCCCGAGATCGAGGCCGCACTGCTCGAACTCATCGCGCGGCTGCGCCGGGGCTCAGCGGCGCAGGTGCCGGCCGAGCAGGTCACCCGGATCGGCGACGGCGCGGAGATCCGCCAGCGCTGGCAGCCCGTGTCCCGTGTCGGACTCTACGCCCCGGGGGGCAAGGCCGCGTACCCGTCGTCGGTCATCATGAACGCCGTCGCCGCGCAGACCGCGGGGGTGCCGAGCCTGGCGCTCGCCTCCCCGGCGCAGGCGGACCACGCAGGGCTGCCGCACCCGGCTGTGCTCTGGGCCGCCGCGCTCAGCGGCGTGGACGAGGTCTACGCGATCGGCGGTGCCGGCGCCATCGCAGCCTTCGCGCACGGGGTGCCGTCGATCGGTCTCGAGCCGGTCGACGTGGTCACCGGGCCGGGCAACGTATTCGTGGCAGCGGCGAAGCGCGTCGTGAACGGCATCGTGGGCATCGACTCCGAGGCCGGCACCACTGAGATCCTCATCATCGCCGACGCGTCAGCAGACGCGGGGATCGTCGCCGCCGATCTCATCAGCCAGGCCGAGCACGACGAGGCGGCCGCGGCAGTCCTTGTGACGGACTCCGAGACCCTCGCCGCCGACGTGCGCGACGAGCTCGAGGCGCGGTCCGCTCGCACGCGGCACCACGAGCGGGTGCGCACGGCGCTCGGCGGCCCGCAGTCCGCCGTAATCCTTGTGGATGATCTGGAGACCGCCACCCGCGTGAGCAACGCCTACGCGCCCGAGCACCTCGAGATCCAGACCCGCGACGACGAGGGGGTGCTCGCGCGCATCTCCGACGCGGGTGCCGTGTTCCTCGGCGCCTTCACCCCGGTGAGTCTCGGGGACTACCTCGCGGGCTCGAACCACGTGCTGCCGACGGGGGGCACGGCCCGGTTCGCGTCGGGACTCGGGGCGCACACGTACCTGCGCCCGCAGCAGATCGTCCACTACGACCGCGCGTCCCTCGAGGAGGCCCAGGCGCCGCTGCTGGCGCTCGCGGAGTCCGAGGGACTGCCGGCGCACGGCGAGGCGGTCAGCGCGCGGTTCGCCGCCGACGGCGCGGCCGCGACCACCACCGAATCGGAGGCGCGCTGA
- a CDS encoding TetR/AcrR family transcriptional regulator encodes MTTTSRRPRRKPGENRERLLEAGLIEFGLLGYHGASTAAIASRADVPQPHVYSSFATKRELFLACVVRVVKGLSLWGDARTPGSVADADARLLFQAVAAARSHELAPDLGRVLDDLEEHLGEERLLAVVARGAAVLLDPESSASPASPASPESPESPASLESPTSLG; translated from the coding sequence TTGACGACCACTTCGCGTCGCCCGCGACGCAAGCCCGGGGAGAACCGGGAGCGGCTCCTGGAGGCCGGACTCATCGAGTTCGGCCTCTTGGGCTATCACGGCGCATCGACGGCGGCGATCGCCTCGCGCGCCGATGTGCCGCAGCCGCATGTGTACTCGAGCTTCGCGACGAAGCGTGAGCTCTTTCTGGCGTGCGTGGTGCGTGTGGTAAAGGGGCTCTCACTGTGGGGTGATGCGCGCACTCCGGGGTCTGTGGCGGACGCGGATGCGCGGCTCCTCTTCCAGGCGGTTGCTGCGGCCCGTTCTCACGAGCTGGCGCCCGACCTCGGCCGTGTGCTCGACGATCTCGAGGAGCACCTGGGGGAGGAGCGTCTGCTCGCGGTGGTGGCTCGCGGTGCAGCAGTGCTGCTCGATCCGGAGTCATCGGCGTCGCCCGCTTCGCCCGCGTCGCCCGAGTCGCCCGAGTCGCCCGCTTCGCTCGAGTCGCCGACTTCGCTCGGGTAG
- a CDS encoding HesB/IscA family protein: protein MSTATTGAETIGAETPEATAANAHGVLLSDAARDKVRSLLAQEGRDDLRLRIAVQPGGCSGLIYQLFFDERELDNDAIVDFDGVQVAVDAMSVPYLSGATIDFEDTIQKQGFTIDNPNAQGSCACGDSFS from the coding sequence ATGAGCACTGCAACCACAGGTGCCGAGACGATCGGTGCCGAGACCCCCGAGGCAACGGCGGCGAACGCGCACGGCGTGCTGCTGAGCGACGCGGCCCGTGACAAGGTCCGCAGTCTCCTGGCGCAGGAGGGGCGAGACGACCTCCGCCTCCGCATCGCCGTGCAGCCGGGGGGCTGCTCGGGCCTCATCTACCAGCTCTTCTTCGACGAGCGCGAGCTCGACAACGACGCGATCGTCGACTTCGACGGCGTCCAGGTCGCGGTCGATGCGATGAGCGTGCCGTACCTCAGCGGAGCCACGATCGATTTCGAGGACACGATCCAGAAGCAGGGCTTCACGATCGACAATCCGAACGCTCAGGGCAGCTGCGCGTGCGGGGACAGCTTCAGCTGA
- a CDS encoding DUF7059 domain-containing protein, whose translation MDLALITRLRADLNAADYRVGAVAALLGDAADAARQRGVWAPAQRVIAARGPSPLATLVRLWLLGETVAADALDAALPTVTAAGAEALGLVATEAADGADGADGLRAVLSLNPVTIASSAGSTEWWILSDLDDQLRRGPARPDHVMGVGGATRSLIAQAPLGARGAGAARALDLGTGCGIVALQLAHDTDAAIIATDISERALELARANAALNDVSDRIDFRRGSLFDPVPGERFELILSNPPFVITPRGPGGEIYAYRDGGLTGDDLVAGVVAAAPAHLAPGGTMLCLGNWECPWGVDGLDRVRGWIAPSAERTERVAGWVIERDRVDPVQYAETWARDGGSRPGTPEFEERLGHWLDDFDARRIVAVGLGAIRLHRLPDGAPRDVWHAERAGGAMSAGAGDELQAAFLAAVRVDGCTDREMLETHWVLGRGVTEERAHDPGSEAPRALTLVTERGIARRITADPLLAAAVGASDGDLTLGQIADALATILDVDADAAAEALVSGVRELVWLGVLEPA comes from the coding sequence GTGGATCTTGCACTCATCACTCGGCTCCGTGCCGACCTCAACGCCGCCGACTACCGGGTGGGCGCGGTCGCCGCGCTGCTCGGTGACGCGGCGGATGCCGCCCGCCAGCGCGGAGTCTGGGCGCCGGCGCAGCGAGTGATTGCCGCGCGCGGGCCGTCGCCGCTCGCGACGCTCGTGCGGCTGTGGCTCCTGGGGGAGACGGTGGCGGCCGACGCACTGGACGCGGCGCTGCCCACGGTGACGGCAGCGGGGGCGGAGGCCCTGGGGCTCGTCGCGACAGAGGCTGCGGACGGGGCGGACGGGGCGGACGGCCTTCGCGCGGTACTCTCGCTCAACCCGGTGACGATCGCCTCCTCCGCGGGGTCGACGGAGTGGTGGATCCTGTCCGACCTCGACGACCAGCTGCGTCGCGGGCCCGCGCGTCCCGACCACGTGATGGGGGTCGGCGGGGCGACCCGCTCGCTCATCGCGCAGGCCCCGCTCGGCGCACGCGGCGCGGGAGCGGCGCGAGCGCTCGATCTCGGCACGGGGTGCGGGATCGTGGCCCTGCAGCTCGCGCACGACACGGACGCCGCGATCATCGCCACCGATATCTCGGAGCGGGCGCTCGAGCTCGCGCGGGCGAATGCGGCGCTGAACGACGTGTCCGACCGCATCGACTTCCGCCGAGGCAGTCTGTTCGATCCGGTGCCGGGGGAGCGCTTCGAGCTGATCCTGTCGAACCCGCCGTTCGTGATCACCCCCCGTGGACCCGGGGGCGAGATCTACGCCTATCGCGACGGCGGACTCACGGGCGACGACCTCGTGGCGGGGGTGGTCGCGGCCGCGCCGGCCCACCTCGCGCCCGGCGGCACGATGCTCTGCCTCGGCAACTGGGAGTGCCCGTGGGGCGTCGACGGCCTCGATCGCGTCCGCGGCTGGATCGCGCCGAGCGCGGAGCGGACCGAGCGCGTCGCGGGCTGGGTGATCGAGCGCGACCGCGTGGATCCCGTGCAGTACGCCGAGACCTGGGCCCGCGACGGCGGGTCGCGCCCGGGCACGCCCGAGTTCGAGGAGCGGCTGGGGCACTGGCTCGACGACTTCGACGCCCGCAGGATCGTCGCGGTGGGGCTCGGGGCGATCCGGCTGCATCGGCTTCCCGACGGGGCGCCCCGCGACGTGTGGCACGCGGAGCGCGCGGGCGGAGCGATGTCTGCCGGCGCGGGCGACGAGCTCCAGGCCGCGTTCCTCGCGGCCGTGCGGGTCGACGGCTGCACCGACCGGGAGATGCTCGAAACGCACTGGGTGCTCGGGCGCGGGGTGACGGAGGAGCGAGCGCACGATCCGGGATCCGAGGCGCCGCGCGCGCTCACGCTCGTGACCGAGCGCGGAATCGCCCGCCGGATCACGGCGGACCCGCTGCTCGCGGCCGCCGTGGGTGCGAGCGACGGCGACCTCACGCTCGGGCAGATCGCCGACGCGCTGGCGACGATCCTGGACGTCGATGCGGACGCCGCCGCTGAGGCGCTGGTCTCGGGTGTGCGAGAGCTCGTCTGGCTCGGGGTGCTGGAGCCCGCGTGA
- a CDS encoding quinone-dependent dihydroorotate dehydrogenase, translating to MRLYPTIFRLVFTRMDPERAHHLAFSVIQAAPLLGPVVRRFCAPDPSLRVRALGIDFPSPFGLAAGFDKNATGILGLGAIGFGHVEVGTLTRHAQPGNPRPRMFRLIEDRALVNRMGFNNGGSAAAVPRVERARLARHRPVIGINIGKSRVTEVDDATQDYVWSAERLAPIADYLAVNVSSPNTPGLRGLQELETLEPLLAAVRDAACGTPLLVKIAPDMEDAQIDGIVALAMRLGLDGIIATNTTVARDGLRASASEIERIGAGGLSGAPLAHRSLEVLRRIRETAPAEFCVIAVGGVQTAEDVIERLDAGATLVQGYSAFIYEGPLWIRRINRGLRRAGWRSAG from the coding sequence ATGCGCCTCTACCCGACCATCTTCCGCCTGGTGTTCACACGTATGGACCCCGAGCGTGCGCACCACCTGGCGTTTTCGGTCATCCAGGCCGCGCCCCTGCTCGGTCCGGTCGTGCGGCGCTTCTGCGCCCCCGACCCCTCGCTGCGGGTGCGCGCGCTCGGCATCGACTTCCCGAGCCCCTTCGGCCTCGCCGCCGGGTTCGACAAGAATGCGACCGGGATCCTCGGGCTCGGCGCGATCGGCTTCGGGCACGTCGAGGTCGGCACGCTGACCCGCCACGCGCAGCCGGGCAACCCGCGACCCCGGATGTTCCGGCTGATCGAGGATCGCGCGCTCGTGAACCGCATGGGGTTCAACAACGGCGGATCCGCGGCCGCCGTACCGCGCGTCGAGCGCGCCCGTCTCGCACGGCACCGACCCGTGATCGGGATCAACATCGGGAAGAGTCGCGTCACCGAGGTGGACGACGCGACGCAGGACTATGTCTGGAGCGCCGAACGGCTCGCACCGATCGCGGACTACCTCGCGGTCAACGTGAGTTCGCCCAACACGCCCGGGCTTCGCGGTCTGCAGGAATTGGAGACGCTCGAGCCGCTGCTCGCGGCGGTGCGGGATGCCGCGTGCGGCACGCCGCTCCTCGTGAAGATCGCGCCGGATATGGAAGACGCCCAGATCGACGGCATCGTCGCGCTCGCGATGCGGCTCGGTCTCGACGGGATCATCGCCACGAACACCACCGTGGCGCGCGACGGCCTGCGGGCCTCGGCCTCGGAGATCGAGCGCATCGGCGCCGGCGGGCTCTCGGGGGCGCCGCTCGCGCATCGGTCACTCGAGGTGCTCCGCCGCATCCGGGAGACGGCGCCGGCCGAGTTCTGCGTCATCGCGGTCGGGGGAGTGCAGACCGCCGAGGACGTGATCGAACGGCTCGATGCCGGGGCCACGCTCGTTCAGGGCTATTCGGCTTTCATCTACGAGGGGCCGCTCTGGATCCGGCGGATCAACCGGGGGCTGCGCCGGGCGGGGTGGCGGTCCGCGGGATAG
- the ctaF gene encoding aa3-type cytochrome oxidase subunit IV — MKSNIVIFWILTSYFVLIAGVYTGWNLITHGYIEWVGSTAILLSGALTAFIAVYLMMVQKKQGGVLVEDRDDSDIDDGDPELGEFSPWSWWPMFLAFGASAVVLGLCIGFNFWLSFLTAPLVLVGVVGWVYEYYRGNFAR, encoded by the coding sequence ATGAAATCGAATATCGTCATCTTCTGGATCCTGACGAGCTACTTCGTTCTGATCGCTGGTGTCTACACCGGGTGGAACCTCATCACACACGGGTACATCGAGTGGGTCGGCTCCACCGCCATCCTGCTCTCGGGTGCGCTCACCGCCTTCATCGCGGTCTATCTCATGATGGTCCAGAAGAAGCAGGGCGGCGTGCTCGTCGAGGATCGCGACGACTCGGACATCGACGACGGCGATCCCGAGCTCGGCGAATTCAGCCCGTGGAGCTGGTGGCCGATGTTCCTGGCCTTCGGCGCCTCCGCCGTGGTGCTGGGTCTGTGCATCGGATTCAACTTCTGGCTGTCATTCCTCACCGCGCCGCTCGTGCTGGTCGGTGTGGTCGGCTGGGTGTACGAGTACTACCGCGGCAACTTCGCCCGCTAG
- the ctaD gene encoding aa3-type cytochrome oxidase subunit I, whose protein sequence is MKKGNVIVSWLTSTDHKVIGYMYLISSFVWFLIGGLMALLIRAQLFAPGLEIVGTKEQYNQLFTMHGTIMLLMFATPLFAGFANVLMPLQIGAPDVAFPRLNAFAFWLYTFGSLIAVGGFLTPQGAASFGWFAYAPLSDQTFSPGVGGNLWVLGLGVSGFGTIMGGVNFVTTIITMRAPGMTMWRMSVFTWNTLITSILVLLVFPVLAAAMFGLAADRIFGAQIYNGEGGAILWQHLFWFFGHPEVYIIALPFFGIVSEIFPVFSRKPIFGYKTLIYATIAIAALSMTVWAHHMYVTGSVLLPFFALMTMLIAVPTGVKIFNWLGTLWRGSITFETPMLWSLGFLVTFVFGGLTGVILASPALDFHLSDTYFVVAHFHYVVFGTVVFAMFAGFYFWWPKWTGKMLDERLGKIHFWVLFIGFHMTFLVQHWLGVMAMPRRYYTYLPADGVTWGNQLSTVGAMILGASMIPFLLNVYITARRAPKVTVDDPWGFGRSLEWATSCPPPRHNFTSIPRIRSESPAFDLNHPEISGVTQPEPAAPALADKH, encoded by the coding sequence ATGAAGAAGGGCAACGTCATTGTCTCGTGGCTGACGTCCACGGACCACAAGGTGATCGGGTACATGTATCTGATCAGCTCCTTCGTGTGGTTCCTGATCGGCGGCCTCATGGCTCTCCTGATCCGCGCGCAGCTGTTCGCTCCCGGGCTCGAGATCGTCGGGACCAAGGAGCAGTACAACCAGCTGTTCACCATGCACGGCACGATCATGCTGCTGATGTTCGCGACCCCGCTGTTCGCGGGCTTCGCGAACGTGCTGATGCCGCTGCAGATCGGCGCCCCCGATGTCGCGTTCCCGCGACTGAACGCGTTCGCCTTCTGGCTCTACACGTTCGGCTCGCTGATCGCGGTCGGCGGCTTCCTCACCCCGCAGGGCGCGGCGTCGTTCGGCTGGTTCGCCTACGCTCCGCTGTCGGATCAGACGTTCTCTCCGGGCGTCGGCGGCAACCTCTGGGTGCTCGGACTCGGCGTGAGCGGCTTCGGCACGATCATGGGCGGCGTGAACTTCGTGACGACCATCATCACGATGCGCGCCCCGGGCATGACGATGTGGCGCATGTCGGTCTTCACCTGGAACACGCTGATCACCTCGATCCTCGTGCTGCTGGTCTTCCCGGTGCTCGCCGCCGCCATGTTCGGCCTCGCAGCCGACCGCATCTTCGGTGCTCAGATCTACAACGGCGAGGGCGGAGCCATCCTCTGGCAACACCTCTTCTGGTTCTTCGGGCACCCGGAGGTGTACATCATCGCGCTGCCGTTCTTCGGCATCGTCTCCGAGATCTTCCCGGTGTTCAGCCGCAAGCCGATCTTCGGGTACAAGACGCTGATCTACGCGACGATCGCCATCGCGGCACTGTCGATGACAGTGTGGGCGCACCACATGTACGTCACCGGTTCGGTCCTGCTTCCGTTCTTCGCACTGATGACGATGCTCATCGCCGTTCCGACGGGCGTGAAGATCTTCAACTGGCTCGGCACGCTGTGGCGCGGATCGATCACCTTCGAGACGCCCATGCTCTGGTCGCTCGGCTTCCTGGTCACCTTCGTCTTCGGCGGTCTGACCGGTGTCATCCTGGCCTCGCCGGCGCTCGACTTCCACCTCTCCGACACCTACTTCGTGGTGGCGCACTTCCACTACGTCGTGTTCGGCACCGTGGTGTTCGCAATGTTCGCGGGCTTCTACTTCTGGTGGCCGAAGTGGACCGGCAAGATGCTCGACGAGCGGCTCGGCAAGATCCACTTCTGGGTGCTGTTCATCGGCTTCCACATGACCTTCCTCGTGCAGCACTGGCTCGGCGTCATGGCCATGCCGCGCCGGTACTACACGTATCTGCCGGCCGATGGCGTGACCTGGGGCAACCAGCTCTCGACCGTGGGTGCGATGATCCTCGGCGCCTCGATGATCCCGTTCCTCCTGAACGTGTACATCACGGCACGTCGGGCGCCGAAGGTCACCGTCGACGATCCGTGGGGCTTCGGGCGCTCGCTCGAGTGGGCGACCTCCTGCCCGCCGCCGCGGCACAACTTCACCTCGATCCCGCGCATCCGCTCGGAGTCGCCGGCCTTCGATCTCAACCATCCCGAGATCAGCGGGGTGACGCAGCCCGAACCGGCCGCGCCCGCGCTCGCTGACAAGCACTGA